One part of the Solanum dulcamara chromosome 8, daSolDulc1.2, whole genome shotgun sequence genome encodes these proteins:
- the LOC129899036 gene encoding pentatricopeptide repeat-containing protein GUN1, chloroplastic produces MASSTPPPHCALTTSKPYHPHPHPHPHPTPRNNHHRYWSSQKVSLNRPNPPRNATHPPPSQTPNFLSLSSSKSDFSADFSGRRSTRFVSKMHFGRTKISGNGRHSSFAEEALEEAIRCCKNDDGLDQVLLNFGSKLSGSDDFTFMFRELGNRGEWVAVMRCFEFAVGRERKRNEQGKLASSMISILGRSGKVDLAEKVFDNAVNDGYGNTVYAYSALISAYAKSGYCNEAIRVFETMKDSGLKPNLVTYNALIDACGKGGADFKRASEIFDEMLRNGVQPDRITFNSLLAVCSGAGLWETARGLFNEMIYRGIDQDIYTYNTFLDAACNGGQIDVAFDIMSEMHAKNILPNQVTYSTVIRGCAKAGRLDRALSLFNEMKCAGIKLDRVSYNTLLAIYASLGKFEEALNVSKEMESMGIKKDVVTYNALLDGFGKQGMYTTVKQLFAEMKVENLSPNLLTYSTLISVYLKGGLYHDAAEVYKEFKKQGLKADVVFYSKLIDALCKKGLVEYSSLLLNEMTKEGIQPNVVTYNSIINAFGESAGNECGSDNVTPIVSTISQSKWEYTEEDNIVKIFEQLATQKSASGKKTNGERQDLLCILGVFHKMHELQIKPNVVTFSAILNACSRCSSFDEASLLLEELRLFDNQVYGVAHGLLMGQREGVWTQALSLFNEVKQMDFSTASAFYNALTDMLWHFDQKQGAQLVVLEGKRSEVWENTWTTSCLDLHLMSSGAACAMVHAWLLSIRSIVFEGHELPKMLSILTGWGKHSKITGDGALKRAIEGLLTSIGAPFQVAKCNIGRFISTGAVVAAWLRESGTLEVLVLQDDRSYLGATRFGQISNLQPLTL; encoded by the exons ATGGCCTCCTCCACTCCCCCACCCCACTGTGCACTCACTACCTCTAAACCTTATCATCCCCACCCTCACCCCCatccccaccccaccccccgTAACAATCATCACCGCTACTGGTCTTCCCAGAAAGTCTCCTTGAATCGACCCAACCCACCTCGCAATGCTACCCACCCCCCACCTTCCCAAACCCCTAACTTTCTCTCTCTATCTTCATCAAAATCGGACTTTTCAGCCGATTTCTCGGGTCGTCGTTCGACCCGATTCGTTTCCAAGATGCATTTCGGACGGACAAAGATTTCGGGTAACGGACGTCATTCTTCATTTGCTGAGGAGGCTCTTGAAGAAGCTATTCGTTGCTGTAAGAACGACGATGGTTTAGATCAAGTGTTGTTGAATTTTGGGTCTAAGCTTTCTGGGTCTGATGATTTTACTTTTATGTTCCGTGAGCTTGGGAATCGAGGGGAATGGGTAGCTGTTATGCGTTGTTTTGAATTCGCTGTTGGTCGTGAAAGGAAGCGTAATGAGCAAGGTAAATTAGCTAGTTCAATGATAAGTATACTTGGTAGATCAGGGAAGGTTGATTTAGCTGAGAAAGTGTTTGATAATGCGGTGAATGATGGATATGGTAATACTGTTTATGCTTATTCTGCGTTGATTAGTGCTTATGCGAAGAGTGGGTATTGTAATGAAGCGATTAGAGTCTTTGAGACCATGAAAGATTCGGGCTTGAAGCCTAATTTAGTGACTTATAATGCGTTGATTGATGCTTGTGGAAAAGGGGGTGCTGATTTTAAGAGGGCGTCGGAGATTTTTGATGAAATGCTGAGAAATGGGGTACAACCGGATAGGATTACATTCAATTCATTGCTTGCTGTTTGTAGCGGTGCAGGATTGTGGGAGACTGCTAGGGGTTTGtttaatgagatgatttatagAGGAATTGATCAGGATATATACACGTATAATACATTTTTGGATGCAGCATGTAATGGGGGGCAGATAGATGTTGCTTTTGATATTATGTCTGAGATGCATGCAAAGAATATTTTGCCCAATCAAGTCACCTACAGTACTGTGATTCGTGGGTGTGCAAAAGCAGGGAGATTGGACAGAGCATTGAGTTTATTTAATGAGATGAAGTGTGCAGGCATAAAATTAGACAGGGTTTCATACAATACTTTACTTGCTATATATGCAAGCCTGGGAAAATTTGAAGAGGCTCTTAATGTTAGCAAGGAGATGGAGAGTATGGGAATTAAGAAAGATGTTGTCACTTACAATGCTCTTCTGGATGGGTTTGGCAAACAGGGAATGTATACCACGGTTAAGCAGTTGTTTGCAGAGATGAAAGTTGAAAACCTTTCACCTAACTTATTGACGTACTCCACATTGATCAGTGTGTACTTGAAAGGAGGTTTATATCACGATGCGGCAGAGGTCTATAAGGAGTTCAAGAAGCAAGGTCTGAAGGCAGATGTTGTTTTCTATAGCAAACTTATTGATGCCTTGTGTAaaaaaggccttgtggagtatTCTTCGTTGTTGCTTAACGAGATGACGAAGGAAGGGATACAACCAAATGTTGTTACATATAACTCTATAATCAATGCTTTTGGTGAATCAGCAGGCAATGAATGTGGATCAGATAATGTCACACCGATTGTATCCACTATTTCTCAGAGTAAGTGGGAATACACCGAAGAGGATAATATCGTTAAGATTTTTGAGCAATTAGCTACTCAAAAGTCAGCTAGTGGGAAGAAAACTAATGGTGAAAGACAGGACTTGCTCTGCATTCTAGGTGTtttccataagatgcatgaattACAAATAAAGCCTAATGTAGTCACATTTTCAGCAATCTTGAATGCTTGCAG CCGATGCAGTTCATTTGATGAAGCTTCACTCTTACTCGAAGAACTTCGTCTATTTGATAATCAAGTTTATGGGGTGGCACATGGACTTCTCATGGGTCAGCGGGAAGGTGTATGGACACAAGCTCTATCTCTTTTCAATGAAGTGAAGCAGATGGACTTTTCAACTGCATCTGCCTTTTACAATGCTTTGACTGACATGCTGTGGCATTTTGACCAG AAACAAGGTGCTCAATTGGTTGTACTTGAAGGAAAACGTTCGGAAGTGTGGGAAAATACATGGACCACTTCTTGCTTGGATCTGCATCTGATGTCTTCAGGGGCTGCATGTGCAATGGTCCACGCATGGTTGCTTAGTATACGGTCTATAGTGTTTGAAGGCCATGAGCTACCAAAGATGTTGAG CATTTTGACTGGCTGGGGCAAGCACAGCAAGATAACAGGTGATGGCGCCTTGAAACGAGCCATTGAAGGCCTGCTCACCAGCATAGGTGCACCATTCCAGGTAGCAAAGTGCAACATTGGGAGGTTCATATCCACTGGAGCTGTAGTAGCTGCCTGGTTGAGAGAATCAGGCACACTTGAAGTGCTTGTTCTTCAAGATGATAGAAGTTACTTGGGTGCCACAAGGTTTGGTCAAATTTCTAATTTACAGCCACTAACATTGTAG
- the LOC129901646 gene encoding uncharacterized protein LOC129901646: MASSYYYLCTIILIFLYVSATAAADSIQGCGGFVEANSELIKSRKSSDPKLDYSNIIVELRTLDGLVKERTHCAPNGYYFIPVYDKGSFLIKVNGPEGWSWDPEQVPVAIDHTGCNGNEDINFRFTGFTVSGRIVGNVGGESCSLKDGGPSNVNVELLSPTGDVVSSASSTPRGTYSFTNAIPGKYKLRASRHDLNVQVRGSAEIELGFENRILDDFFFVPGYDIRGSVVAQGNPILGVHIYLYSDDVTKVDCPKGSKNSPGDPGLGEALCHNVTDANGIFSLKSIPCGVYKLIPFYKGENTVFDVSPSSMSISVQHDHVVVPEKFQVTGFSVGGRVVDGDDNGIEGVEILVDRQKKSITDKEGYYKLDQVTSKRYTIEAKKAHYRFDRLVDFLVLPNMASISDIKAASYDVCGVAQTVSSEFKAKVALTHGPQNVKPQVKLTDESGHFCFEVPPGDYRLSAIPAKLENAKELLFSPSHIDVSVRSPILDVKFYQAQVSIHGSVVCKEKCGSSVSLTLLRLDGRNKDDKKTIGLANESNEFFFSNVLPGKYRVEVKNNYPTASSGQDKWCWEQSFIDLEVGAEDVKGVDFVQKGFWVNIISSHDVDGLLTQPDDSRMNLNIKKGSQHVCVESPGVHELSFPNSCISFGSSSVIIDTPNLSPIYLKGESYLLKGHVHVESSSFSSVEGLPENIPLDILDSEGSVVDSLMARRVPYGVDQSSAAIYEFSMWASPGGKFTFVPRDARDDGRKKILFYPTQQHVAVMQDGCQSSIPPFTGRLGMYIEGSVSPPLNDVVVKIIAGGDSQSAPLKQGDLALETTTGTDGLYVAGPLYDDISYSVEASKPGYHVKQAGPHSFSCQKLGQISVRLYSREDANEPFPSVLLSLSGEDGYRNNTVSGVGGIFVFGDLFPGSFYLRPLLKEYAFSPPAEAIELGSGESKEVVFHATRVAYSAMGVVTLLSGQPKEGVSVEARSKSKGLYEETVTDSTGFYRLRGLLPDTTYVIKVARKVASGGATIERASPESLTVQVRAEDSRGLDFIVFEQPERTILSGHVEGHRIKEFNSHVHVEIRSAADPSKIEYNFPLPLSNFFQVKDLPKGKHLVQLRSSLPSSTHKFESDVIEVDLEKNSQIHVGPLKYKIDFNHQKQDLTPAPVYPLFVGVSVIALFIGMPRLKDLYQVMMGMSSSVSAKKEVKRPVVRKKTY; this comes from the exons ATGGCATCCAGCTACTACTATTTATGCACAATCATATTGATTTTTCTATACGTTTCCGCTACTGCCGCTGCTGATTCAATTCAAGGATGTGGGGGATTTGTCGAG GCGAATTCGGAACTGATCAAGTCAAGGAAGTCAAGTGATCCGAAATTGGATTATTCTAATATCATT GTTGAGCTTCGCACATTGGATGGCTTGGTGAAGGAAAGAACGCATTGTGCCCCTAATGGTTATTACTTCATTCCAGTGTATGATAAG GGTTCTTTCTTGATCAAAGTCAATGGACCGGAGGGATGGTCATGGGATCCTGAACAA GTACCTGTTGCAATTGATCATACTGGCTGCAATGGCAACGAAGATATAAATTTTCGGTTCACGGG GTTCACTGTATCTGGACGAATCGTGGGAAATGTTGGTGGGGAGAGCTGCTCTCTGAAAGATGGAGGCCCATCAAATGTGAATGTTGAGCTATTGTCTCCCACAGGTGATGTTGTGTCCTCTGCATCCTCAACACCCAGAGGAACATACTCCTTCACAAACGCTATACCCG GGAAGTACAAATTACGTGCATCACGTCATGACTTGAATGTTCAAGTTAGAGGATCGGCCGAG ATTGAGTTGGGTTTCGAAAATAGAATATTGGACGACTTCTTCTTTGTACCTGGTTATGATATTCGTGGATCTGTGGTTGCTCAG GGAAATCCCATATTGGGAGTTCACATCTACTTATACTCAGATGATGTCACAAAGGTTGATTGCCCTAAGGGCTCCAAAAATTCACCTGGTGATCCAGGATTAGGAGAAGCACTTTGCCACAATGTGACAGATGCTAATGGAATCTTCTCGTTGAAATCCATTCCTTGTG GGGTTTACAAGCTTATACCCTTCTACAAGGGTGAAAACACAGTTTTTGATGTTTCACCTTCTTCGATGTCGATATCTGTTCAGCATGACCATGTAGTAGTGCCGGAAAAGTTTCAG gTCACTGGATTTTCTGTTGGGGGTCGTGTGGTTGATGGAGATGATAATGGCATTGAGGGTGTTGAAATTTTAGTTGATAGACAAAAAAAATCTATCACTGATAAAGAAGGGTATTACAAGCTTGACCAG GTCACGTCTAAACGATACACAATAGAAGCAAAGAAGGCGCACTACAGATTTGACAGGCTCGTTGACTTTTTG GTATTGCCTAATATGGCTTCTATCTCTGACATCAAAGCTGCATCATATGATGTATGTGGTGTTGCACAAACAGTTAGTTCCGAATTCAAAGCCAAG GTAGCTCTGACTCATGGCCCACAAAACGTCAAACCTCAAGTGAAACTTACTGATGAGAGTGGCCATTTTTGCTTTGAG GTTCCTCCTGGTGATTATCGCTTATCTGCAATCCCTGCAAAACTTGAGAACGCTAAAGAGCTTCTATTTTCTCCTTCTCATATTGATGTTTCAGTCAGGAGTCCGATATTGGATGTCAAATTCTATCAG GCACAAGTAAGTATACATGGCTCCGTTGTATGTAAGGAGAAATGTGGTTCTTCAGTTTCTTTGACTCTTCTGCGCCTGGATGGGAGAAATAAAGACGATAAGAAGACAATTGGTTTGGCAAATGAGAGTAATGAATTTTTCTTCTCAAATGTTCTCCCTGGTAAATACAGGGTTGAG GTAAAAAACAATTATCCAACAGCATCATCAGGACAAGATAAATGGTGCTGGGAGCAGAGTTTTATCGATTTAGAAGTTGGCGCTGAGGATGTTAAAGGGGTAGATTTTGTTCAAAAAGGTTTCTGGGTCAACATAATCTCAAGCCATGATGTGGATGGTTTACTGACTCAACCAGATGATTCTAGAATGAACTTGAACATCAAG AAGGGTTCTCAACACGTGTGTGTAGAATCTCCGGGAGTGCATGAACTGAGCTTTCCTAATTCATGTATTTCTTTTGGGAGTTCATCTGTGATTATTGACACACCTAACCTTTCT CCTATCTATTTGAAAGGCGAGAGTTATCTTTTGAAGGGTCACGTCCATGTTGAATCAAGCTCATTTAGTAGCGTTGAGGGCTTGCCTGAGAATATACCGCTCGACATTTTGGACAGTGAAGGTTCTGTTGTTGATAGTCTAATGGCAAGACGTGTGCCTTACGGAGTTGATCAATCGAGTGCAGCCATCTACGAATTTTCCATGTGGGCTAGTCCTGGAGGAAAATTTACTTTTGTTCCTCGAGATGCACG GGATGatggaaggaaaaaaatattattttatcccACACAGCAGCAT GTTGCCGTGATGCAAGATGGCTGCCAATCTTCAATTCCTCCTTTTACTGGTCGACTTGGGATGTATATAGAAGGATCAGTTTCTCCCCCTCTCAATGATGTTGTTGTCAAAATAATTGCTGGAGGAGACAGCCAAAGTGCTCCACTTAAGCAAGGCGATTTAGCACTTGAAACTACCACAGGGACAGATGGGTTATATGTCGCAGGGCctctatatgatgatataagtTATAGTGTTGAAGCTTCAAAG CCTGGCTACCATGTAAAGCAAGCTGGACCTCATTCCTTTTCTTGTCAGAAACTGGGCCAAATTTCAGTGCGTTTATATTCTAGAGAAGATGCCAATGAGCCTTTTCCGTCAGTTCTCTTATCATTAAGTGGAGAAGATGGTTACAGGAACAATACAGTATCAGGTGTTGGTGGGATTTTTGTATTTGGAGACTTATTTCCAGGGAGTTTCTATCTCCGACCCTTGCTTAAG GAATATGCTTTCTCCCCTCCAGCAGAGGCAATCGAACTTGGTTCTGGAGAGTCAAAGGAAGTCGTCTTTCATGCAACGCGTGTTGCATacag TGCCATGGGAGTTGTTACACTCTTGTCTGGTCAGCCAAAAGAAGGTGTTTCAGTAGAAGCTCGATCCAAGTCAAAAGGCTTGTATGAGGAGACAGTAACAGATTCAACAGGATTTTACCGATTGAGAGGACTCCTACCTGATACTACTTATGTGATTAAAGTAGCAAGGAAAGTTGCATCTGGTGGAGCTACGATTGAGCGTGCATCTCCCGAGTCTCTGACCGTTCAG GTTAGAGCTGAGGACTCTAGGGGATTGGATTTCATAGTATTTGAACAGCCAGAGAGGACAATTTTAAGTGGCCATGTTGAAGGGCATAGAATCAAAGAGTTTAACTCACATGTCCATGTGGAGATCAGATCTGCTGCTGATCCGTCGAAGATTGAGTACAACTTCCCACTTCCCCTCTCAAACTTTTTCCAGGTGAAGGACTTGCCTAAGGGTAAGCACCTTGTGCAGCTCCGATCATCTCTGCCTTCAAGCACCCACAAATTTGAATCAGATGTTATTGAGGTTGATTTAgagaaaaattctcaaattcatGTGGGTCCGCTCAAGTACAAGATCGATTTCAATCACCAGAAACAG GATTTAACTCCGGCTCCTGTGTACCCTCTGTTTGTTGGAGTTTCTGTAATTGCGCTTTTCATTGGGATGCCAAG ATTGAAGGATTTATACCAAGTCATGATGGGAATGTCTTCATCAGTGTCAGCAAAGAAAGAAGTGAAGAGACCAGTAGTGAGAAAGAAAACATACTGA